In Candidatus Nealsonbacteria bacterium, the sequence TTTCTATAACGTCTCCGTCACAAACTATATAGTCTTTCCCCTCAATTCTTATCAGACCCTTCTTCTTAGCCTCTTGAAAGCCCCCTACCTCTATTAATTCTGTCCATTTTATAACTTCCGCTTTAATGAAGTGTTTTTCAAATTCACTATGAATTTTTCCTCCAGCTTCAGGTGCTCTAGAGCCTTCTTTTATCTTCCATGCCCGAACTTCTTCTGGTCCTGCAGTAAAAAATGTTACAAGTCCTAAAAGTTCATATGACCTTCTAATTAATTCATCTATCTTAGATAACTCTGGAAGACCAAGTGCAATACGTTCATCATGTGTAAAACCCGCCGTTTCATGCTCCTCTAAGAGATCAATGACTAAAAAAAGAACTCCTTTTTTATTGAATTTTTCCACCAAATCAGGAGAAAGATCTGAGTCTTTTCCATTTAGAAGATATAGTCTTGGTTTTAAGGTTAAAAGTTGATAAGGTAAAAGAATTTTCTTTTCGTCTTTTTCAAACTCTCCTTGATAAAGAAATTTTCCTTCCTCTAGCATTTCCTTGGCTTTTTTAAGAACCGCTACTTCAACAATTGCTTCTTTCTTTTGAGCCCTAACTTCCTTTTCCAGGCCATGTATTCTTTTCTCAAGCGTCTCAATATCTTTTAGTCCAAGTTCTGTGTCTAAGAGATTCTGCTCTCTTAAAGGGTCAATTTCATTTCTAACGCTAATGATATTATCATCCTTGAATAACCTTAAAACGTAAACTATTACATCTGTTTCTCTGATATTAGCTAAAAACTTATTGCCTAGTCCCTCGCCTTTACTAGCCCCTTCAACTATTCCAGCAATATCTATAAATTCCACTGTAGAATAGGTTTTCTTTTTAGGCTCTATAACTTTGGCTATTTCCTCTAAACGATCATCGGGAACAGAAACAACCCCAACATTGGGGTCGATAGTACAAAATGGATAATTAGCACAATCCACTTGCTTCTTTGTAATGGTTTGAAATAAAGTTGACTTTCCGACATTCGGAAAGCCAACAATTCCGATAGAAAGAGACATTTTTTTACTTAATCACATTTACACCAGAGCAGTATACTCTTTTATCTATTTTTTTTCAATATCTTTTTTACGGTCTCACTAATAATACTAGGTCTCTTCTTATCTATCTCTCTTTTTATCTTTTTTAAAAGATCAAAAGGATGGACTTCTGTAAAATTACCATTCAAAGAAAGAACTATTTTCGATTGCATTTCTTTTGATAATGAATCTCGAAGATCATTCTTCATATAGTCAGGAGAGAAAACATAAATATTTTCGGGCTCTTTTTCTTTAAAATTTTTATCAATTAAAACCCTTAATTCTTTTAAAAATTTATGAATAAATTCTTGCTTGTTCTCTTCAAGCGTGCCACCATAACCAAAATTCATTCCCTTTC encodes:
- the ychF gene encoding redox-regulated ATPase YchF yields the protein MSLSIGIVGFPNVGKSTLFQTITKKQVDCANYPFCTIDPNVGVVSVPDDRLEEIAKVIEPKKKTYSTVEFIDIAGIVEGASKGEGLGNKFLANIRETDVIVYVLRLFKDDNIISVRNEIDPLREQNLLDTELGLKDIETLEKRIHGLEKEVRAQKKEAIVEVAVLKKAKEMLEEGKFLYQGEFEKDEKKILLPYQLLTLKPRLYLLNGKDSDLSPDLVEKFNKKGVLFLVIDLLEEHETAGFTHDERIALGLPELSKIDELIRRSYELLGLVTFFTAGPEEVRAWKIKEGSRAPEAGGKIHSEFEKHFIKAEVIKWTELIEVGGFQEAKKKGLIRIEGKDYIVCDGDVIEIKHNA
- a CDS encoding host attachment protein; the protein is MQISEKLPQFTKKSLIIVTGGQSAEIYFVHKGMIDKLDSFKFENLKYSDNEGFFARGGKGMNFGYGGTLEENKQEFIHKFLKELRVLIDKNFKEKEPENIYVFSPDYMKNDLRDSLSKEMQSKIVLSLNGNFTEVHPFDLLKKIKREIDKKRPSIISETVKKILKKNR